A genomic region of Platichthys flesus chromosome 4, fPlaFle2.1, whole genome shotgun sequence contains the following coding sequences:
- the ehd2b gene encoding EH domain-containing protein 2b isoform X1 → MSRWGRKNVKKAPEVIRTVTEGLKSLYRKKLMPLEEYYGFHDFHSPSLEDADFDNKPMVLVVGQYSTGKTTFIKYLLEQDIPGSRIGPEPTTDCFTAIMHGEVEGVIPGNALIVDPNKPFRKLNPFGNTFLNRFQCAQMPNQVLESISIIDSPGILSGAKQRVSRGMKSRKGYDFPAVLRWFAERVDRIILLFDAHKLEISDEFAEAIGALKGNEDKLRVVLNKADMVGTQQLMRVYGALMWSLGKVFNTPEVLRVYIGSFWSEPLMVTDNRKLFELEEEDLFADIQNLPRNAALRKLNDLVKRARLVRVHAHIISYLKQEMPSVFRKDNKKKNLIYQLPVIFSKIQLQHNISAGDFPDCTKMQEQLMVHDFSKFKTLKPHLMAALDELLASDIATLMPLLRQEELEAGEQPGVQGGAFMGTRVGPFNEGDPFAEENGEGGDGEEEDWVVTKDKPKYDEIFYNLAPNEGKLSGPKAKDWMVSSRLPNSVLGRIWKLSDVDHDGMLDDEEFALASHLIEVKLEGHGLPPELPHRLIPPSKRRQKGSDA, encoded by the exons ATGTCACGCTGGGGCCGAAAAAATGTGAAGAAAGCGCCGGAGGTGATCCGCACTGTGACCGAAGGGCTCAAGTCCCTGTATCGCAAGAAGCTGATGCCTCTGGAGGAGTACTATGGCTTCCATGACTTCCACTCCCCCAGTCTGGAGGATGCAGATTTCGATAACAAGCccatggtgctggtggtgggCCAGTACTCCACAGGGAAGACGACGTTCATCAA GTATCTACTGGAGCAGGATATTCCCGGGAGCAGGATCGGACCCGAGCCCACCACCGACTGCTTCACCGCCATCATGCATGGCGAGGTGGAGGGGGTCATCCCCGGGAACGCCCTCATTGTGGACCCCAACAAACCTTTCCGTAAACTCAACCCGTTCGGAAACACCTTCCTCAACAG GTTCCAGTGTGCCCAGATGCCCAACCAGGTCCTGGAGAGCATCAGCATCATCGACTCCCCGGGGATCCTGTCCGGGGCCAAGCAGAGAGTGAGCCGAGGTATGAAGAGCAGAAAAG GCTATGACTTCCCAGCCGTGCTGCGCTGGTTTGCTGAACGCGTGGACCGCATCATCCTGCTCTTCGATGCCCACAAGCTGGAGATATCCGACGAGTTCGCCGAGGCCATCGGCGCCCTGAAGGGCAACGAGGACAAGCTGCGCGTGGTGCTCAACAAGGCGGACATGGTGGGCACCCAGCAGCTGATGCGGGTGTACGGTGCTCTCATGTGGTCCCTGGGGAAGGTGTTCAACACCCCCGAGGTCCTGCGCGTCTACATCGGCTCCTTCTGGTCAGAGCCCCTGATGGTCACGGACAACCGTAAGCTGtttgagctggaggaggaggatctgtTCGCTGACATCCAAAACCTTCCTCGCAACGCCGCCCTACGCAAACTCAACGACCTGGTCAAGAGGGCACGTCTGGTTCGG GTCCATGCCCACATCATCAGCTACCTGAAGCAGGAGATGCCCTCTGTCTTcagaaaagacaataaaaagaaGAATCTGATCTACCAGCTGCCAGTGATTTTCTCCAAGATCCAGCTGCAGCACAACATTTCAGCTGGAGACTTCCCCGACTGTACTAAGATGCAG gaGCAACTGATGGTTCACGACTTCAGCAAATTCAAAACCTTGAAGCCCCATCTGATGGCCGCCTTGGACGAGCTGCTCGCCTCCGACATCGCCACGCTGATGCCCCTCCTGcggcaggaggagctggaggcaggTGAGCAGCCAGGCGTGCAGGGGGGGGCCTTCATGGGGACCCGCGTGGGCCCGTTCAACGAGGGCGACCCCTTCGCCGAGGAGAACGGAGAGGGGGgcgatggggaggaggaggactgggtGGTGACCAAAGACAAGCCCAAGTACGATGAGATCTTCTATAACCTCGCTCCCAACGAGGGGAAGCTGAGCGGCCCCAAGGCGAAGGACTGGATGGTGAGCTCCCGCCTGCCCAACTCGGTGCTGGGGCGCATCTGGAAGCTGTCGGACGTGGACCACGACGGGATGCTGGATGATGAGGAGTTTGCCCTGGCGAGCCACCTGATCGAGGTCAAGCTGGAGGGCCACGGTCTTCCCCCGGAGCTCCCCCACCGCCTGATCCCCCCCTCCAAACGCAGGCAGAAGGGCTCTGATGCATAG
- the ehd2b gene encoding EH domain-containing protein 2b isoform X2 codes for MSRWGRKNVKKAPEVIRTVTEGLKSLYRKKLMPLEEYYGFHDFHSPSLEDADFDNKPMVLVVGQYSTGKTTFIKYLLEQDIPGSRIGPEPTTDCFTAIMHGEVEGVIPGNALIVDPNKPFRKLNPFGNTFLNRFQCAQMPNQVLESISIIDSPGILSGAKQRVSRGYDFPAVLRWFAERVDRIILLFDAHKLEISDEFAEAIGALKGNEDKLRVVLNKADMVGTQQLMRVYGALMWSLGKVFNTPEVLRVYIGSFWSEPLMVTDNRKLFELEEEDLFADIQNLPRNAALRKLNDLVKRARLVRVHAHIISYLKQEMPSVFRKDNKKKNLIYQLPVIFSKIQLQHNISAGDFPDCTKMQEQLMVHDFSKFKTLKPHLMAALDELLASDIATLMPLLRQEELEAGEQPGVQGGAFMGTRVGPFNEGDPFAEENGEGGDGEEEDWVVTKDKPKYDEIFYNLAPNEGKLSGPKAKDWMVSSRLPNSVLGRIWKLSDVDHDGMLDDEEFALASHLIEVKLEGHGLPPELPHRLIPPSKRRQKGSDA; via the exons ATGTCACGCTGGGGCCGAAAAAATGTGAAGAAAGCGCCGGAGGTGATCCGCACTGTGACCGAAGGGCTCAAGTCCCTGTATCGCAAGAAGCTGATGCCTCTGGAGGAGTACTATGGCTTCCATGACTTCCACTCCCCCAGTCTGGAGGATGCAGATTTCGATAACAAGCccatggtgctggtggtgggCCAGTACTCCACAGGGAAGACGACGTTCATCAA GTATCTACTGGAGCAGGATATTCCCGGGAGCAGGATCGGACCCGAGCCCACCACCGACTGCTTCACCGCCATCATGCATGGCGAGGTGGAGGGGGTCATCCCCGGGAACGCCCTCATTGTGGACCCCAACAAACCTTTCCGTAAACTCAACCCGTTCGGAAACACCTTCCTCAACAG GTTCCAGTGTGCCCAGATGCCCAACCAGGTCCTGGAGAGCATCAGCATCATCGACTCCCCGGGGATCCTGTCCGGGGCCAAGCAGAGAGTGAGCCGAG GCTATGACTTCCCAGCCGTGCTGCGCTGGTTTGCTGAACGCGTGGACCGCATCATCCTGCTCTTCGATGCCCACAAGCTGGAGATATCCGACGAGTTCGCCGAGGCCATCGGCGCCCTGAAGGGCAACGAGGACAAGCTGCGCGTGGTGCTCAACAAGGCGGACATGGTGGGCACCCAGCAGCTGATGCGGGTGTACGGTGCTCTCATGTGGTCCCTGGGGAAGGTGTTCAACACCCCCGAGGTCCTGCGCGTCTACATCGGCTCCTTCTGGTCAGAGCCCCTGATGGTCACGGACAACCGTAAGCTGtttgagctggaggaggaggatctgtTCGCTGACATCCAAAACCTTCCTCGCAACGCCGCCCTACGCAAACTCAACGACCTGGTCAAGAGGGCACGTCTGGTTCGG GTCCATGCCCACATCATCAGCTACCTGAAGCAGGAGATGCCCTCTGTCTTcagaaaagacaataaaaagaaGAATCTGATCTACCAGCTGCCAGTGATTTTCTCCAAGATCCAGCTGCAGCACAACATTTCAGCTGGAGACTTCCCCGACTGTACTAAGATGCAG gaGCAACTGATGGTTCACGACTTCAGCAAATTCAAAACCTTGAAGCCCCATCTGATGGCCGCCTTGGACGAGCTGCTCGCCTCCGACATCGCCACGCTGATGCCCCTCCTGcggcaggaggagctggaggcaggTGAGCAGCCAGGCGTGCAGGGGGGGGCCTTCATGGGGACCCGCGTGGGCCCGTTCAACGAGGGCGACCCCTTCGCCGAGGAGAACGGAGAGGGGGgcgatggggaggaggaggactgggtGGTGACCAAAGACAAGCCCAAGTACGATGAGATCTTCTATAACCTCGCTCCCAACGAGGGGAAGCTGAGCGGCCCCAAGGCGAAGGACTGGATGGTGAGCTCCCGCCTGCCCAACTCGGTGCTGGGGCGCATCTGGAAGCTGTCGGACGTGGACCACGACGGGATGCTGGATGATGAGGAGTTTGCCCTGGCGAGCCACCTGATCGAGGTCAAGCTGGAGGGCCACGGTCTTCCCCCGGAGCTCCCCCACCGCCTGATCCCCCCCTCCAAACGCAGGCAGAAGGGCTCTGATGCATAG